Proteins encoded together in one Bacteroides ovatus window:
- a CDS encoding RagB/SusD family nutrient uptake outer membrane protein, which translates to MKKIYKLYIGVLLSVIAVSCTDSLDSDKYFTDRRSLEDVFTDKTYTEEWLVHAYSFLGGNNMEVSTRDNILWNFADDIYFGGNSLGDYKKFKTGTYDENWYQSWGASYKGIRQASIFIENIDMNTKFTEEERADLKAQARFVRAYYYWLLLRRYGPVPLLPDEGLDYTSSYDDLAVQRNSYDECVEYIETEMRLAAQDLPLTRAVNQISRPTRGAALAARARALLYAASPINNPRPEDTDKFSDLVDYDGRCLISQEYNEYKWARAAAAAKDVMELPGSNSGHRYELYHKKAVTTSEPGYPATVAPCQDGDFSEKTWDQGGYNDIDPYASYREVFNGSLAMYQNPELIFSRGRNQGDNSLVAMVRLQMPKVFGGGSNAYGMTMKMCDAYYMDNGEEFNRELFKETYPADKRFVTKEEAEAETYPHLKEGVYKEYANREPRFYASVSFNGCVWSLLKNAETVDYKKDVEKQVNYYYGINTDGFSGTGVYLRSGIGIMKYVHPDDTNRKEIKPKAEPAIRFAEILLIYAEALNELEEGANYDVPSWDSSTTYSIKRDIDEMKKGIRPIRRRAGVPDYDLETVYKSQDEFRKKMKKERQIELMAEGQRYFDLRRWKDAEVEESKKNYGCNFYMSDSKDQKEQFYTPIEITDLPTAFSRKLYFWPISHEELKRNKRLTQNPGWTYND; encoded by the coding sequence ATGAAAAAGATATATAAACTATATATTGGTGTTTTATTAAGCGTGATTGCCGTTTCTTGTACAGATAGTCTGGATTCGGACAAATATTTCACTGACCGGAGGTCGTTGGAAGATGTGTTTACTGATAAAACATATACGGAAGAATGGCTGGTACATGCTTATTCTTTCTTAGGAGGCAATAATATGGAAGTCTCTACCAGAGATAATATTCTCTGGAATTTTGCCGATGATATTTATTTCGGCGGCAATAGTCTCGGTGATTATAAGAAATTCAAAACCGGAACTTATGATGAAAATTGGTATCAATCATGGGGGGCTAGTTATAAAGGTATTCGTCAGGCATCCATCTTCATCGAAAATATTGACATGAATACAAAGTTTACGGAAGAAGAAAGAGCCGATTTGAAAGCCCAGGCTCGTTTCGTACGTGCATACTATTATTGGTTGTTGTTACGCAGGTATGGACCTGTACCTTTGTTGCCTGACGAGGGACTTGATTACACAAGTAGTTATGACGATTTGGCTGTTCAACGCAACTCGTATGATGAATGTGTAGAATATATAGAGACCGAAATGCGTTTGGCAGCTCAAGATCTGCCTTTGACCAGAGCGGTGAACCAAATTTCACGTCCAACGAGAGGTGCAGCATTAGCCGCACGTGCCAGAGCATTACTTTATGCGGCGAGTCCGATTAATAATCCTCGTCCGGAAGATACAGATAAGTTTTCGGATTTGGTAGATTATGATGGAAGATGCCTGATCTCACAGGAATATAATGAATATAAATGGGCTAGAGCTGCAGCTGCTGCAAAAGATGTAATGGAGCTTCCTGGAAGTAACAGTGGACATCGTTACGAACTATACCATAAAAAAGCAGTCACTACATCGGAGCCGGGATATCCTGCCACTGTCGCTCCTTGTCAAGACGGTGATTTTTCGGAGAAGACATGGGATCAAGGTGGTTATAATGATATAGATCCTTACGCATCCTATCGTGAAGTTTTCAATGGTTCATTGGCCATGTACCAAAATCCGGAACTGATTTTCAGTCGTGGACGTAATCAGGGAGATAACAGTCTCGTTGCAATGGTGAGGCTCCAAATGCCCAAAGTATTTGGTGGTGGGAGCAATGCTTATGGCATGACAATGAAAATGTGTGATGCTTATTATATGGATAATGGAGAGGAATTCAATAGAGAACTGTTTAAAGAAACATATCCTGCGGATAAGCGTTTTGTGACCAAAGAGGAAGCCGAAGCTGAAACCTACCCTCATTTGAAAGAGGGAGTATATAAGGAATATGCTAATCGTGAACCGCGTTTCTATGCTTCCGTTTCGTTTAATGGTTGTGTGTGGTCCTTGTTAAAAAATGCAGAAACGGTAGATTATAAAAAAGATGTTGAGAAACAAGTTAATTATTATTATGGTATCAACACAGATGGTTTCTCGGGGACAGGTGTCTATTTGCGTTCCGGTATTGGCATCATGAAGTATGTGCATCCGGATGATACTAATCGTAAGGAGATTAAACCGAAAGCAGAACCTGCTATTCGTTTTGCTGAAATCCTGTTGATTTATGCTGAAGCGTTAAATGAACTTGAAGAAGGAGCCAACTATGATGTCCCTTCATGGGATAGTTCTACTACTTATTCTATTAAGCGTGACATTGATGAAATGAAAAAAGGAATCCGCCCGATTCGTCGTCGTGCGGGTGTACCAGACTATGATCTTGAGACTGTATACAAGAGCCAGGATGAATTCCGTAAAAAAATGAAAAAAGAACGTCAAATAGAATTGATGGCAGAAGGACAGCGTTATTTCGATTTGCGTAGATGGAAAGATGCAGAAGTGGAAGAGTCGAAAAAGAATTATGGTTGCAATTTCTATATGTCGGATTCTAAGGACCAAAAAGAACAGTTCTATACTCCGATA
- a CDS encoding SusC/RagA family TonB-linked outer membrane protein produces MRRKSFITICLLWIFMSLSAQEKKIEVTGVVTDMNNEPLIGVNVTVKDQAGLGAITDINGRYKINIEEFSRLVFSYIGFDRQEVLVKRQRVINVTMKESEASELDEVVITGTGAQKKLIVTGAVTTVNVDDLKSNPSANLSNALAGNVAGVLAMQTSGQPGVNTSEFWIRGISTFGANSAALVLVDGFERDLNDINIEDIETFTVLKDASTTAIYGPRGANGVILITTKRGKEGKININAKVESSYNTRTITPEFADGYSYAMLMNEARITRNQERIYRDDEMEILRLGLDPDLYPNVDWMDTLLKDGAMTYRANLNMNGGGSTARYFVSLSYINEEGMYKTDEAMRKDYNTNPSSQRWNYRLNTDIDVTKTTLVKVGVSGSLKKRNAPGQGDNVWYSLLGQNPISIPIMYSDGSIPAFGEGENRKNPWTLATQTGYKEIWNNKIQTNISLEQKLDFVTKGLRFEGRFGFDTDNQSSITRKRMPETWRAQRERDDNGDIILKQQSIEKPMEQTSSSTGDRREFFEAILQYNRAFKAHHLGGTLKYSQDAYRTTVDIGTDVKNGIAKRHMGVAGRFSYNWNYRYFADFNFGYNGSENFADGHRFGFFPAFSVAWNVAEEKYIKKHLKWMNMFKLRYSYGKVGNDKLGERFPYLYTLANEYTEKVDGKDVVKYYPGWTWSDYDSEDNKYNGMLYTQLASESVTWEIATKHDAGVDMSLFNDKFTASVDYFHEQRDGIYMERKYLPSIVGVRSNPKANVGSVLSQGFDGNFAYKQKIGKVNLTVRGNMTYSKNEILEKDEENAVYPYQTEAGYRVNQAKGLIALGLFKDYDDIRNSPKQAWNKVQPGDIKYKDVNGDGIVNDADMVAIGATTKPNLIYGFGVSAQWNGFDFNVHFQGSGKSSFFINGTSVHAFSDSQWGNVFTNLVKDRWVDPETAKILGIPVNENPNASYPRLTYGGNENNYKKSTFWLRDGSYLRLKTLEVGYTLPKSIVNKMRFNKIRIFFIGTNLLTFAKFKEWDPEMGSSNGEQYPLAKVFTLGLTVNI; encoded by the coding sequence ATGAGAAGAAAAAGTTTTATCACTATTTGTCTATTATGGATCTTTATGTCCCTTTCTGCTCAGGAAAAGAAAATAGAGGTTACGGGAGTAGTGACAGATATGAACAATGAACCGTTAATCGGTGTTAATGTGACCGTAAAAGATCAGGCTGGTTTAGGGGCTATTACAGATATTAACGGACGTTATAAAATTAATATTGAAGAGTTCTCTAGACTGGTGTTTTCATATATCGGATTTGACAGGCAAGAAGTGTTGGTGAAGAGGCAGCGTGTGATCAATGTCACTATGAAAGAATCAGAAGCCAGCGAGCTTGATGAAGTTGTTATAACGGGAACTGGGGCGCAGAAAAAATTGATAGTGACTGGTGCTGTAACTACTGTGAATGTAGATGACTTGAAATCTAATCCTTCAGCAAATCTGTCGAATGCTTTGGCTGGTAATGTGGCAGGTGTACTTGCCATGCAAACTTCCGGTCAGCCAGGTGTAAACACTTCCGAATTCTGGATTCGTGGTATTTCTACTTTTGGTGCCAATAGTGCTGCACTAGTGTTAGTGGATGGATTTGAACGTGATTTGAATGATATTAATATTGAGGATATTGAGACGTTCACGGTATTGAAGGATGCTTCCACTACGGCTATCTATGGTCCCCGTGGTGCTAACGGAGTAATACTTATTACTACAAAACGGGGTAAAGAAGGTAAAATTAATATCAATGCAAAGGTGGAAAGCTCTTATAATACACGCACTATCACACCTGAATTTGCAGATGGTTATAGTTATGCGATGTTGATGAATGAAGCACGTATTACTCGCAACCAGGAACGGATCTATCGCGATGATGAAATGGAAATTTTACGATTAGGTCTTGATCCGGATCTCTATCCGAATGTAGATTGGATGGATACATTGTTGAAAGACGGAGCCATGACTTACCGTGCTAACTTAAATATGAATGGTGGAGGTAGTACCGCACGATATTTTGTATCTCTTAGCTATATTAATGAGGAAGGGATGTATAAGACAGATGAAGCGATGCGTAAAGATTATAATACTAATCCCAGTAGTCAACGTTGGAATTATCGTTTGAATACGGATATTGATGTTACGAAAACAACACTTGTGAAAGTCGGTGTGTCCGGTTCATTGAAAAAACGGAATGCTCCGGGACAAGGTGATAATGTATGGTATTCTTTGTTAGGACAAAATCCGATTAGTATTCCTATTATGTATTCTGATGGTTCCATACCTGCATTCGGTGAGGGTGAGAATCGGAAGAATCCTTGGACGCTTGCCACACAGACCGGTTATAAGGAGATTTGGAATAACAAGATACAAACGAACATCTCATTGGAACAGAAATTAGATTTTGTTACTAAGGGACTGCGTTTTGAAGGTCGATTCGGTTTTGACACTGACAACCAGAGCTCGATTACTCGTAAGAGAATGCCGGAGACATGGCGTGCCCAACGTGAGCGCGATGACAACGGAGATATTATATTAAAACAGCAAAGTATCGAGAAACCGATGGAACAAACAAGCTCGTCAACTGGTGATCGCCGTGAGTTTTTTGAGGCTATTCTGCAATACAATCGTGCATTCAAAGCACATCATTTAGGCGGAACGTTGAAATATAGTCAAGATGCATACCGGACTACAGTGGATATCGGTACTGATGTAAAGAATGGTATTGCCAAGCGTCATATGGGTGTGGCAGGACGTTTCAGTTATAACTGGAATTACCGCTATTTTGCAGATTTCAATTTCGGCTATAACGGTTCGGAAAACTTTGCAGACGGGCATCGATTCGGCTTCTTCCCTGCCTTTTCCGTAGCTTGGAATGTTGCTGAAGAGAAATACATCAAGAAGCATCTGAAATGGATGAATATGTTTAAGCTGCGTTATTCTTACGGAAAAGTGGGTAATGATAAACTAGGTGAGCGTTTCCCTTATTTATACACTCTTGCTAATGAATATACGGAAAAGGTAGATGGTAAAGATGTGGTGAAATATTATCCGGGATGGACCTGGAGTGACTATGACTCTGAAGACAATAAATACAACGGCATGTTGTATACCCAGTTGGCTTCGGAAAGTGTTACTTGGGAGATTGCAACCAAACATGATGCGGGTGTAGATATGTCTTTATTTAATGATAAGTTTACTGCTTCTGTTGATTATTTTCACGAACAGCGTGACGGCATTTATATGGAGAGAAAATACCTCCCCAGTATAGTCGGTGTAAGAAGCAATCCGAAAGCTAATGTGGGAAGTGTTTTATCACAAGGCTTTGATGGAAATTTTGCTTATAAACAAAAAATAGGCAAAGTAAACTTAACCGTCCGAGGAAATATGACTTATAGCAAGAACGAGATATTAGAAAAGGATGAAGAAAATGCTGTTTATCCTTATCAGACAGAAGCCGGTTATCGAGTGAACCAGGCAAAAGGTTTGATTGCGCTCGGCTTGTTCAAAGATTATGATGATATCCGTAACAGTCCGAAACAAGCTTGGAATAAAGTACAACCGGGTGATATTAAGTACAAAGATGTCAATGGAGACGGTATTGTAAATGATGCTGATATGGTAGCTATCGGCGCAACTACTAAACCAAATCTGATTTATGGTTTTGGTGTTTCAGCACAATGGAACGGATTTGATTTTAATGTTCATTTCCAAGGTTCGGGTAAATCTTCTTTCTTTATCAACGGTACCAGTGTGCATGCCTTTAGTGACAGCCAATGGGGTAATGTTTTTACTAATCTTGTAAAAGATCGCTGGGTAGATCCGGAAACGGCAAAGATTCTAGGCATTCCTGTCAACGAAAATCCGAATGCTTCTTATCCGAGGCTTACTTACGGAGGGAATGAAAACAACTATAAAAAATCCACATTCTGGTTGCGTGATGGTTCTTACTTACGTCTGAAGACATTAGAAGTTGGCTATACTTTACCTAAATCAATTGTAAATAAGATGAGATTCAATAAAATCCGCATATTTTTCATCGGAACCAATTTATTGACATTTGCCAAGTTCAAAGAATGGGATCCGGAAATGGGTAGTTCGAATGGAGAACAATATCCACTGGCTAAAGTCTTTACTTTGGGATTGACTGTTAACATCTAA
- a CDS encoding IPT/TIG domain-containing protein yields the protein MNGRTMRHGSMELLWRMLFVLFIICLGSCKDDKDATVAPYDPNQPIEVTDFTPKSGGGKKKMIIYGSNFGTDRSIISVKVGGKEALVISSKGNSIYCQTPERCFEGTVEVKIGEQAVVVSEKYQYEPQTVVTDLCGEVNELGQGNIETEPRPFNDCGKIEYPYWFSFDPQHHHILYLSQTGTDKEKNRPLRVLDLEKEMIYTKKVNNIVRMTSITWTDEGNMVIACPQGGGSSNRSNIILKRGSSADGQDFKDASWTILTRGNACNGSMILPETGDIYFNHRATGLVYRYNISNEENWNANPPVPGGDGLSEILAFSVPNSGVDFSFVPHPTGKYVYIIMHESHYILRSNYDKETGKLVTPYIVCGQSGQADYKDLVGINARLNKPGQGVFVYNKEYEDAGKEDHYDFYFTDTQNHCIRKLTPDGVVSTFAGRGSASTSAYKWGKQNGEIRERARFNEPVALAYDEETKTFYVGDTGNFKIRKIAKEQEADEQGEGGSDDEQTGENQMDEIFPE from the coding sequence ATGAATGGTAGAACAATGAGACATGGAAGCATGGAACTTCTATGGAGGATGCTATTTGTGCTCTTTATAATCTGTTTGGGCAGTTGTAAAGACGACAAAGACGCAACAGTAGCACCTTATGATCCGAATCAGCCGATAGAGGTGACGGATTTCACACCTAAGTCGGGAGGTGGAAAAAAGAAGATGATTATCTATGGTAGTAATTTTGGGACAGATCGCTCCATTATATCTGTAAAAGTAGGAGGAAAAGAAGCACTAGTCATTAGTTCTAAGGGGAATAGTATATACTGTCAAACTCCTGAACGATGTTTCGAAGGAACTGTTGAAGTGAAAATTGGAGAACAAGCAGTCGTAGTATCAGAAAAATACCAATATGAGCCTCAGACAGTAGTAACGGATTTGTGTGGGGAGGTAAATGAATTAGGTCAGGGAAATATTGAGACCGAACCACGTCCGTTCAATGATTGTGGAAAGATAGAATATCCTTATTGGTTCTCTTTTGATCCTCAACATCATCATATCCTTTATTTGTCTCAAACGGGTACTGATAAGGAAAAGAATAGACCTTTACGAGTTCTGGACTTAGAAAAAGAGATGATCTATACAAAGAAAGTTAATAATATAGTTCGTATGACTTCCATAACATGGACTGATGAAGGTAATATGGTAATAGCATGTCCACAGGGTGGTGGCAGTTCCAATAGGAGTAATATTATATTAAAGCGTGGTAGTAGTGCGGACGGTCAGGACTTTAAAGATGCTAGTTGGACGATACTGACACGCGGTAATGCTTGTAACGGTTCGATGATTCTTCCGGAAACCGGTGATATTTATTTTAATCATCGTGCCACAGGGCTCGTATACAGATACAATATAAGTAATGAAGAAAATTGGAATGCTAATCCACCAGTTCCCGGTGGAGACGGATTATCTGAAATTCTGGCGTTCAGCGTTCCGAATAGTGGTGTTGATTTTAGTTTTGTGCCTCATCCTACAGGCAAATATGTCTACATTATCATGCATGAATCGCATTATATACTTCGTTCTAATTATGATAAAGAGACAGGAAAACTGGTTACTCCATACATTGTATGCGGACAATCCGGACAAGCTGACTATAAAGATTTAGTGGGTATTAATGCCCGTCTGAATAAACCGGGACAAGGCGTATTCGTATATAATAAAGAATATGAAGATGCGGGAAAAGAGGATCATTATGATTTCTATTTTACAGATACCCAAAATCATTGTATTCGTAAACTGACTCCAGATGGAGTTGTCTCTACTTTTGCAGGACGTGGTTCCGCTTCAACCAGTGCCTATAAATGGGGAAAGCAAAATGGCGAAATACGTGAAAGAGCTCGTTTTAATGAACCGGTTGCTTTGGCTTATGATGAAGAGACAAAAACTTTTTATGTAGGAGATACGGGAAACTTTAAGATTCGAAAGATTGCAAAAGAGCAAGAAGCGGATGAACAAGGAGAAGGAGGATCAGATGATGAACAGACTGGTGAAAACCAAATGGATGAGATTTTTCCAGAATAA